The nucleotide sequence GGCGCCGTACTCGGTGGCGCCGATCTTTCCGCCCGCCGAGCCGTCCGCGGTGATCGCGGCGGTCACCAGCTGGCGCCCGAACTTCGCGCGCAGCGCCTTGACCAGCTCGGTGAGCGCCTTCGGCCCGCTCGTGTCGCAGGTGTTGCCGCAGGCGTTCGGGTACTCCCAGTCGACGTCGATGCCGTCGAAGACGCCCGCCCAGCGCGGGTCGTTGACCAGGTTGTAGCAGGATTCCGCGAACGCGGCGGGGTTCTTCGCCGCCTCGGTGAACCCGGCCGACCAGGTCCAGCCGCCGAACGACCACAGCACCTTGAGCTTCGGGTGCAGCTTCTTGAGCTGCAGGAGCTGGTTGAAGCTGCCGTGCAGCGCGCCGGCTTCGGTGCTGTCGGCCTGGCCGCTGACGCTCGTGGCGGCGTCGTAGGGCATGTCGTGGTCGGCCCACGGGTCGCCGACCGCGCAGCCGCCGCCGGTCACGTTGCCGAACGCGTAGTTGAGGTGGGTCAGCTTCGCGGCCGACCCGGAGGTCTCGATGTCCTTGACGTGGTAACCGCGGGCGTAGACGTCCCAGTCGGCGAAGTAGGCCATCACCTTGCCCTGGGCCGGCGTGGCGTCCGCGGGCGACGCGACGACCGAGGCACCGGCGAGCGCGAGCGCGACGACGGCGATGCGTTTTCTCATGCGGAGCACGGGATTCTCCTCATCGGCCGGACTGGCGGACGTGCCGAGGCTAACAGGTCCAGACCACTGCGGACCAGAGGGAATCCGGGTGGTCAGCGGGTTTCGGTGTACCTCCGCAGCCGGGTCCGGATTCACGCGTGCGATGATCGGCCGATGACCGAGTTCGGCTGCGCCCGCTGTTCCGGCGAAGATGCCCTGACCGCGCTGGCGTTCTGCACGACCCGGCTGAACAAGACCCATCGCCTGGTCGAGCGGTCGCACTTCAGCATTTCACTGCGCCGGTGCCCGGAGTGCGGCCAGTCGTTCGCCGCGATCTTCACCGAGTTCGTCGACACCTCGGGCGGCGAAGACGCGCAGTACTTCGACTTCGTCCCGCTCACCACCGCCGAGGTGTCCACACTGGCGGCGCAGGGCGCCCGCATCGACCTGGCCGAGCTGGGCGCGCTGGGCAGCGTCCGCCGCCGGCTGTCGTCGAGCTGGCCGACGGGCGGTGAGAAGGAAATCGCCTGGCGGACGGACTCGCTCTCGGTGCGCGAAGGTCACTGACCGGCGCTTTGACCGGCGCTTTGACCGGCGCTCTGGCCGGCCAGGCGCAGGATCGCCGCGGCGCTGCGGTCGACGTCGGCTTCCGTCGTCGACCAGCCGGACACCGAGATCCGCAGGTACCGGCGGCCGCGCCAGGTGGTGCCGCCCAGCCAGCAGGTGCCGTCGTCCTGGACTTTCCGGATGAGAGCGTCGGTGTCACCGCCGAAGGACACGAGGACCTGGTTGAGGACGACGTCGTTGGCGATCTCGGCACCGCCCTCGGCGAGTTTCCCGGCGAAGCGGCGGGCGAGCCGGCAGCAGCGGCCGACGAGTTCGGCGACGCCGTCGCGGCCCAGTTCGCGCAGCGCCGCCCAGACCGCGAACCCGCGGGCGCGGCGTGACGACTCCAAGGTCAGGTCGCCCATGCCGGACACCTCGCCGGCGCCGGTGAGGTAGGCGGCCCGGTAGGCGATCGCCGCGGCGTGGACGTCCGGGCGGGCGCAGAAGACGAAGCCCGAGTCGTACGGCACGTTCAGCCACTTGTGCCCGTCGCACGCCCAGGAATCGGCGAGTTCGACGCCGTCGAGGAGCGCGCGGGTTTCCGGGTTGGCGGCGGCCCAGAGCCCGAAGGCGCCGTCGACGTGGATCCAGGCGCCGCCGGCGGCGTCCCGGGCGGCGCGCAGGTCGTCGCACGCGCCGGTGTTCACGTTTCCCGCCTGCAGGCAGACGATCAGCGGCCCGGTGCCGGCTTCGCACACCTTCCGCAGGTCTTCGACGTCGATCGCGCCCTGCGGGCCGGCTTTGACCGGCTCGACGGCCCGGGTACCGAAGCCGAGCAGCCGCAGGGCGCGGTCGACGGTGGCGTGCCGTTCTTCGCTCGCGACGACGCGGACGCGCGGAGCGCCGGCGAGCCCGTCACGCTCGACGTCCCAGCCGGCTTCGGCGAGCACGTGGTGCCGCGCGGCGGCGAGGCCGGCGGTGTTCGCGGCTTGCCCGCCGGTGACGAACCCGGTGGAGGCCGTGGCGGGGAGACCGAGCAGTTCTTTGAGCCACTCGCCGGCAACGTCCTCGGCGGCGGCCGCGGCGGGCGAGAGGACGGCGTTGAAGCCGTTCTGGTCCCAGCCGGCGGCGAGGACATCGGCCGCGGTGGCGGCCGGGAGGGCGCCGCCGATGACGAACCCGAAGAACCGCGGCCCGGCGGTGGCGACGAGCCCGGGACCGGCCGCGCGGGCGAGCTGTTCGAGCACTTCGGACGGTGGCGTGGGGTGCGCGGGAAGCGGGCCGCCGAAGCCGGACCGCAGGGCGGCAAGGTCGACGGCGGCCGGGGCAACGGGCCGGTTCGCGAGAGAGGCGCGGTAACCGGCGGCGAGCTCGGCGGCGCGGGCCAGGAGGGCGTGCATCTCATCCACGGGCCGACTGTAGGCCGGGTTCGAGGGTGAGCGGCGCGATTTACGACCCGGCTCGCTCGGCTCAGCTCGGCTCGGCCGGCGCAGCCCGGCCGGTTCGGCTCGGCCGGTTCGGCCCGGTCGGCGCAGCCCGGCCCGGCCGGTTCGGCCCGGCTTGGCTTGACTTGGCCAGCCCGGCCCGGCGGGCGCCGCGGCTGAGCGGCCGCACCGGCAAGCAATCCGGCGCCATTCCCCGCTGCTCCCCGCAGCTGCGCGGCCGACGTGACCTCCGGCACGGCGACCCCCTCGATCTTCGCCATACCCTCGTCGTCCAGGGGTGAGTGTTCATCTTCTGCGCGCTTCGGCTGGGAACAATCACCGGCCTCCCGGCGTAGCGTCCTGGTATGGAGACCCCGTTGAGCACCGACCGGCTCGTGATCCGGGACTGGACGCCTGACGACGCCGAAGCCGCGTTCGCCGTCTACGGCGCGGAAGACGTCACGCACTGGCTGACCCCGGCCATGGACCGCGTCGGCGACATCGGCGCGATGCGCGCGGTGCTGCACGCCTGGCAGGAGGCCCAGCCGAACCTGCCGCCGCCGCGGGGGCGGTGGGCCGTCGAGCGCAAGGAGGACGGCGTGGTGATCGGGGGCCTCGGCATCCGGCTGCTGCCGCCGTTCGAAGAGGACCTCGAACTGAGCTGGCAGCTCAACCCCGGCGTCTGGGGCAAGGGTTACGCGTCCGAGGCAGCCACCGCGCTGATCGAGTGGGCCTTCACCCAGGACACCGAAGAGCTGTTCGCCGTCGCGCGGCCGAACAACACGCGGGCGATCGCGGTCGCCAAGCGGCTCGGCATGCAGTGGGTCGGCGAGACCGACAAGTACTACAACCTGCGGCTGCAGGTGTACCGGATCCGGCAGACCGACCTCATCGGCTGACCGGCTCGAGCAGGAAGACGCGGATGTCTCGGTGCGAAGCCCGCACGGCGTACCGGTCGTACGCCGGCCAGTACGCCGCCACCGCGTCCCACATCTCGCGGCGCTCGTCCCCGGTCAGGAGCCGTCCGGTGACGTCGAGGGTCCGGCCACCCAGCGCGACCGTTGCCTTCGGCTGAGCCAGCAGGTTCGCCGACCAGGCCGGGTGGGCCTCGCCGCCCCAGTTCGAGCCGATCACGACGTACCCGCCGGCCCGCTCGACGTAGAGCAGCGGCACCTGGCGGGGCTCGCCGCTGCGCCGCCCGATCGTCGTGAGCAGCAACGTCCGCAGCCCGACCGCCGCGCCGACGCCGACCCGGCCGCCGCTGATCCGCAGCAGCACCCGGTCGGCGGGCACGAGCGCCCGCCCCAGCACCGCGAACGCCCGGCTCTTGCCGAACCCGGCGAAGACTCCCCGCAAACCAGCCACGGCGAGATCCTAGGTCTGGCAGGGTGGGCGAGCATGACCCGCCCCGAAACCGCCGCCGAGGTCTTCGACGCGCTCGGCACGGACTACGAACACGCCTTCCGCACCGCGACCGCCCAGCGCGCCGCGCTCACCGACCTGCTCGCCGCCCTGCCGCCGGAGGCGAAGGTGCTCGACCTCGGCGCCGGCACCGGGCGGCCGACCGCGGAACTGCTGGTCGCCGCCGGGCACGACGTCACCGGCTACGACGTCGCCCCGAAGATGGTCGAGATCGCCCGCAGCCAGGTGCCGGCCGCCCGGTTCGAACTCGGGGACATGCGCGAACTGTCCTTCGCCGACGGCACCTGGGACGCGATCACGGCGTTCTTCTCGATGCTGCAGCTCCCCCGGGCCGAGCAGGAAACCATGATCGGCCGCCTCGCGACCTGGCTGAAGCCCGGCGGCCTGCTCGTCTTCGCCACCGTGCCCGCCGACGTCGACGGAGTGGACATCGTTTTCCTGGGCCACCCGGTCCGCGCGTACAGTTTCGCCACCGGTCCCCTCAAGGAGCGGCTGCGGGCGGCGGGCCTCGAAATCGTCCACGAGGACGAGGCCGAGTTCGTCCCCGACCACCCGGACGCCGGCCCCGAGCCGCACGTCTACCTGACCGCCCGCAAACCGGCCTGAGCCGGCCGACCCGCCGACGTCGAGCACCCGGCGGACATGAATTTTGCTCAGCTTCGTGCGTGTGCCACGCGGCGAACCCGAGCTAAAGTGAGGAAATGGGCATCGAAGCTCTGGCCAGGCCGGTACCTCGCGAACACCGCGAGCTCCTGCGCGAGATGCTGGCCAGGCTCCCCGAGTTCGCCGATCGCCTCGCCCGGCTGCTCAGTGAGCAGGACGAGTTCTACCGGCAGGTGGAAGCCGTCGACCCCGGCGAACTGCGGCAGGTCTGCCGGGCCAACCTCGAGCGCGCGCTGACGGCGCTGGCCGAAGGCCACGGCCTCGCCATCGACGCCGCCCGCAAGACCGGGCTCACCCAGGCGCGCCAGGGCATCCCGCTGCCCGCGGTGCTGCGTGCGTTCCGGATCGGCGGCACCTTCGTCTACGAAGGACTCCTCGAGCTCGCCGGCCCGGAGTTCCTCAACCCGACCCGGACGATCGAGATCAACTCCTACGTCTGGAAGGCGATCGACCTCTACTCCGACGCGCTGACCACCGCGTACGAGGAGGTCGCGGCCGAGCCGTCGCACGCGAACGCGCGGCTGCTGGACGACCTGCTGCGCGGCCGGCTCGCCGGCCAGGCGGACATGGAGGCCGCCGCCCGCGAGCTGGGCCTGCCGACCGCGGGCATGTTCGTCGCCGCGGTCACCGAGCGCGTCGAGCCGGACGAGCACGACTCCGTCGAGGCGCTGCTGCGGGCGCGGCGCTGGCGGTCGGCGTGGCGGCCCGGCGGCGAGGCCGGCCTGGTCGCGATCGACCGGATCGAGGACGTCCGGCGGCTGCGCGAAGTGCTCGGTTCGCTGCCCCTGGCGGCCGGGATGAGCAAGCCGTTCACCGGGTTCCCCGACGTCCCGGACGCCCTGCACCGGGCCCGGATCGCCCGCCGCTCGCTGCCGGCGGGGACGGCCGGCGTGGTGGTGTTCGGCGACTCGCCGGTGACGACGCTGGTCGCGGCCGCGCCCGGGATGGCCCGCGACGTCGTCCGGTCGGCCCTGGCCGGGGTGCTCGCGCTGCCGGGCGCGGAGCGCAAGGTCCTGCTCGACACGCTGCTGGCGTGGTTCGCCGGCCACGGCTCGGCGAAGGAAGCCGCGGACCGGCTGTTCGTGCACCCCAACACGGTCCGGTACCGGCTGCGCCGCGTGCAGGAGCTGACCAAACGCGACCTCACCGACCCGGTCGACATCGGCGAGCTGTACGTCGCGCTGGAGTCGGTGCGCCTGGAACCCGAGCCCGTGTGATCGTCTTTCGATCACTACCGATTGACTTTCGATAGGAAGAGCGCGATAGTCGGCGCATGGTTACCGAGAAGTGGGCCGTCGCCGCGCTCAGAGTTTTCCTCGTGGTGCTGTTCGGCGTCCTCGTCGTGTTCCAGACGCTCTCGCTGCCGGGCGGCATCGCCTACCACACGCAGCAGAACCCGCACGACGCTCCGCTGCGCTGGCCGTTGACCGCCATCGCGGTGTTCCTGGTGCTGTGCGCCGAGGTGGTGGTCGTCGCGACCTGGAAGCTGCTGACGCTGGTCAAGAAGGACCGGATCTTCACCACCGCGTCCCTGAAGTGGGTCGACGCGATCGTCTGGGCCGTCGCCGCCGCGTGGCTGGTGGTCGCCGGGATGCTGCTGTTCGTCGGCTTCAACGCGGACGACCCGGGGATGCCGATGCTGCTGTTCCTGGTGACCGTGGCGATCACCGTGATCGGCCTGCTGATGCTGGTCATGCGCGCGCTGCTGCGGCAGGCCACCACCCTCCGGTCCGACCTGGAAGCGGTCATCTGATGCCGATCGTAGTGCGCATCGACGTCGAACTGGCCAAGCGCAAGATGAGCGTCGGGGAGTTCGCCGAGAAGATCGGGCTCACGCCGGCCAACGTCGCCGTGCTGAAGAACGGCCGCGCCAAGGCGGTGCGCTTCAGCACCCTGGAAGCGATGTGCCGGGTGCTCGGCTGCCAGCCCGGCGACCTGCTCGAGTGGGTCGAACTCGAAGACGAGGTTTAGCCAGGTCAGTGGGCCGACACGGACTCGGCGATGGCCTCCAAGCGCGTGGCGGGCCGCGCTAAGCCGCGTCGGTGTCGACCAAGCGGGCCAGCTCCAGCAGCGTTCCCTCGAACCCCGGGCCGGCCGTCAGCGCCACCGTGAGCGGGCCGCCGCGCCGGTCCCGGCCCACCGGGAGGGTCACCGCCGGCTCCGTCCACTGCGGACGGTCCACACCGGCCGAAACCACCACGTCCGGCCGGGCGGGGCGATGCTTGCGGCCGCCCGCGTCGAGGTCGAGGACCACGTTGCCGTGCAACGAAAGCAGAGCCGCGACGTCCGCCACGGCATCGCGCAGCTCGCGGTCGGCGATCGAGTCCGAATGGGCGCCGATCGCCGGGCGGGGCGGGTGGGTGTCGTGGGCCAGGCGGGGCACGATCGCTTGGAGGGCGCCCGAGGCGCACGTCAGCACCCGGATGCCGGGCACGCCGGCCTGGGGGTCGGCGATGCTGATCCCCGCGCTCGCGGCGGCCGCCACGATCCGGGCCCGCCAGCGCGCGGTCGCCGCGATGGCGACCATCGATGGGTCCTGGGGCAAAAGGGGAATTCTCCTTCGCGATCCGGCGCGGCGGCAGGGGGATCGTCCGATGGTGAGCCCGTGCCCGTTGTGCCCGGGAACAAACATGTTTGGCCGCTTGGTCCGAACGGTCGCGCCCATGCGCCCTTCCGGTCGTACCGGACGTCTGTGACCGCCGGTCACACTTTGACGCGCGACGTGGCGCGGGCCACTATCCGTGCACCTGATTACCGCCGGGTAATTTGCGTGTCCGGAGTACGACCCAGGAGGACCGTTGCGACGAGCTTTCGGCCTGATCTTGCTGGCGCTGGGGGTCTTCGCGATCGCCGGGGCGGTGCTGCTGCCGACCTACGTCTACCCGAAGCTCGCCAAGGTGCCGCTCGACCAGGATTCGACGTCGGTGCTGGAAGGCACCGCGAGCAAGGTCCTCGCCGTGACCGACAAGGGCGCCGGCCCGGTCACCGAGATCCGCGAGAACCGGAAGCTGACCGCGACCGGCCACGTGCAGGCGAACTTCGCCTCGCCCGAGATGCACGAGGGCACCGACTACGCGGTCTGGCTGCTCGCGGTGCAGGTCAAGGACGACGAGGACGGCACGGTGCTCACCGCGAGCAAGCGGCAGGTCTGCTTCGACCGGCGCACTTCCGAGGGCTACGACCCGCGCGGGGATGCCGACCCGAAGTGCACCAAGGAAAGCAGCTACGTCACCGAGCTCAAGGACAAGGCGGACAAGGACGGCGAGAAGCCGCCCGAGAAGAACGTCTACAAGCCCCAGCCCGGCCTGAACTTCAAGTTCCCGTTCGGCACCGAGCAGAAGGACTACCAGGTCTACGACGACAACACCGGCACCGCCGTCACCGCCCGGTACACCGGCACCGAGGAGGTGAACGGAGTCGAGACCTACAAGTTCGTCCAGAACATCCCGGACACCAAGCTCCAGACGAAGTCGGTGCCCGGCTCGCTCGTCGGCGTCGCCGACTCGAGTGTCGACGCGGACCTGTACTACCGCGGGGTCAACACCATGTGGGTGGAGCCGGTCACCGGCGTCGAGGTGAAGCAGCAGCAACAGCAGCACCAGGAACTGCGGCCCACCACGGGCAACCCCACCGTCGTGTTCGACGGGACGCTGGCCTACAACGGCAAGACGATCGCGCAGATGGTCGACCAGATCGACGAGAACAAGGGCAAGCTGGAGTTCCTGTCGAGCACCGGCCCGCTCTGGCTCGGCATCGGCGGCGGGGTGCTGATCGTCCTGGCGATCTTCGTGCTGGTCCGCCGGCGCCCGGCCGCCCCGCCGGCCCCGCCGCGGCGGCACCGGGAACCGGTCGGCGCGGGCCGCTAACTCTTGCGCAAGACCAAGACCAAATTCCAGGACGCAATTTCACGCAGGCCGGGAATCCGCACGATCCACATCGCCCAGCTCGGGTGGTAGCGCGGATACCCGGCCACGAAATCGGCGAGCGGCGTCGTCTTCGCCCAGCGAAGCGCGGCGCCGACCGAAACCGGAAAGAGACTCTCCCCGAATTTGTTCTTCGGCTGCTTCCCGAGTTTCCGGGCATAACGCTGCCGGGCGTAGTGGCCGCCGAGGAAATGCCACGGCGCGGTCTCGTGGCCGCCCCACGGCGAATACCACGGCGTGAACGAGGCGAAGATCGTGCCGCCGGGCTTGGTCACCCGGCACATCTCGGCGAGCATGACCCACGGCTGCGACACGTGCTCCAGCACGTTCGACGAGTAGCAGACGTCCACGGATCCGCTGCGCACGGGCAGTTCCGTGCCGCTGGCGCGGATCATGTTCTCCCCCGGCTCGCCGCGGGCGGACAGCTCGCCGACGTCCGGGTCCAGGCCGAGGTAGACCGCGCCGGCCGCGCGGAAGGCGTCGGAGAAGTAGCCGGGGCCGCCGCCGACGTCGAGCACCGTGCGGCCATCCAGCGGAGTGTGCGCCGCCAATTGCCGGACGGAGTCGGCGGCGAGCGTGGAATAGAAGCCGTCCGGGTCGGTCTGTTCGGTCAGGAATGTCCGGAACAGCGTCACCGACCGGCGGAGCGTGGCGCGATGCGGCTGCGCCGTCGCGACGATAACCGGATTACCTACCATTGAACCGTCGCTTTCCCGAATACGTTCATCTAAGGTGTACGCACCAGTAACCTAGCACCGTCGCTACAGTTTGGATAACCCGATGGAACGTCCTCGTGTGCTCCTCCTCAACTGGCGCGACACCGGCCACCCCGAAGGCGGCGGCTCGGAGCGGTACGTCGAGCGGATGGCCGAGGGCCTGGCCAGAGCGGGGTACCGGGTCGAGATCCAGTGCGCCGCCTACCCGGGTGCGACGGCGGGCGAGTGGCGTGACGGCGTCCGCTACCGGCGGCGCGGCAACAAGTTCGGCGTCTACGCGCACGCGCTGCGCGCCATCCGCCGGGCCCGCGCCGATCTCGTGGTGGACGTGCAGAACGGCATGCCGTTCTTCGCCCGGCTGGTCGCCGGCTGCCCGGTGCTGGTGCTCGTGCACCACGTCCACAGGGAACAGTGGATCAGCGCGCTCGGCGAGACGCTGGGCCGGGTCGGCTGGTGGATCGAGTCGCGGCTGGCGCCGTGGCTGTTCCGCCGGTGCCGCTACGTCACGGTTTCCGAGGTCACCAAGGCGGAACTGGCGGAACTGGGCATCGGGCGCGAGCGCGTCACGGTGGTCCCGAACGGCCTCGACACGCCACCGCCGTGCGCGTCCGAACGGGACAGGGAGCCCACGCTGGTCGCGGTGAGCCGGCTGGTGCCGCACAAGCGGATCGAGCACGCCATCGACGTCGTCGCGCGGCTCGCGCGGCGCTGGCCGTCCCTGCGGCTGGAGGTCGTGGGCCAGGGGCCGTGGGACGAGGTGCTGCGCGCCCACGCGGCTTCGCGCGGGGTCGCCGACCGGGTCGTCCTGCACGGCTGGGTCGACGAGCAGGCCAAGCACGAGATCCTCGCGCGCTCGTGGCTGCACCTGTGCCCGTCGGTCAAGGAGGGCTGGGGCATCGTCATCATGGAAGCCGCGGCACACGGCGTGCCCTCGGTCGCCTACCGCGCCGCCGGCGGCGTGCGGGAGTCCATTGTGGAAGGCCGGACCGGCCTGCTGGCCGACGACTTCGACGATTTCACCGCGCAGGTCGACGGCCTGCTCGCCGACGGCCTGCGGCGCGCGGAAATGGGCTTGGCGGGCGCCGAGCGGGCCGGGAAGTACAGCTGGGACGCCAGTGTCGGCCAGTTCGCGTCACTGGTGCGGGACGTCTCCGGGCAGCCCGTCCCCCGGCCCCGCACCCTGGTCCCGGCGCTCGCCGAGCAGCCGACCTGATGCAGTGAATGACTCATTCCTGGCGTCGGACGCCAGGAATGAGTCATTCATGTCATTGTCGCGCCGTCTGGTCCCGTACCGCATCCCGGAACTCACCCAAGAGCCGAGCCGCCGCGGCCGCGTCGAAGTCCTTGCGGCGAGCCCGCACGGTGACCGTGGTCTGGCCACCGGTCGTCGCCACGCCGAACGCCACGCCTGAGCGGCCGCTCGCCGCCGGGTAGAACGCCAGCGTCCGCACGGTGTCCGCGGTGGACACCACACCCAGGTTGGACACCAGGAACGTCGATCCCAGCCTGCTCGCCAGCAGCCGCGTGCCCAGCCGGGCGAGCCGGCTGCTGCGCGCCGGGAAATCCGGCTCCGGCGGCTGGGCCCGCAGCACCGCGGCGACGTCCGCGCCGCGCGGCAGCCGCAGCCGGAAGAACGCGCTGTCGTGCACCGGTTCCGGCGCCGCGCCGGACCGCCGTGACGCGCCCAGCGCGGCCACGACACGGGTGGTGCGGGCGCCGTGCGCGCGGTTCCAGCGTTCGGTGGCGCTCGCGGCGGCCGCGACGAACCCCGCGGCCCCGAGCCGCAGGCCCGGCTCGTCGCAGGCCACGAAGACGTCCCCGACGGCCGCCTGCCCGTGTTCGGGCGTGATCCGGCCCGGTGGGGCGAAAAGCGCCTCAGCGAGCCGCTGGAGGGCCGAAACCACAAAGGGTTTGCCGCCCGTGCGTTCGCCGATCCCGCGCGCGGCCGAAGAAACCGGGACGTCGAGGAGGATACCGAGCAGGGCGAGCAGGCCGAGGCCGTCGAGGGCGCCGTGGTGCGCGGCGATGAGGAGCGTGCGCTCACCGGCGGCGACGCGCACCAGGGGCGCGCCGCGTTCGTAGGGCGCCGAGGCGAAGCGGTCCCGCACGGCGGCCAGATCGGTGAGCCGCTCGATTCCGGGCACCGCACCGAGGTGCGGGTACTGCTGGACCGCGGCCGCCAGCCGGGCACGGAGCTTCTCCGGTTCCGGTGCGGGCGCGCCGAGTTCCGCTTCGAGGAGGATGCTCCAGGAAACGGTGGGGTCGCCGTAGAGCCCGACGACGCGGTGGGCGTGGTCGGAGGCGAGCCGGGTCACGCGCCTCAGCGGTCCCCGTAGAGCTTGAGCGGGTGGTCGGCAGGGTTGAACTTCACCTGCGCGTTGAGCTTCTGCTGCACCGGAGCGGCGGTGTCCGGGTCCGCGCCCTGGATGAGGGCGAAACCGCCCGCGGTCGCCGCTCCGCCGCCGATGATGACGGCGACGATCGCGCCGATGACCGTGCCCACGAGTCACTCCTTCCGCGGCGGGAGAATCCCGCCGCGGCCCAATGTACGCATCGGTAACATGCGGCACAACACTGCGACGCACAGCAACGTGAGCGCTACTCCGTTCGCCAGCAAGGCGGGCGTCCACGAGACCGCTTTCACCGCGGGCTCACCCGGGGTCCGGTACAGCGTCAACCAGTCGCCCGACCACACCGGCGTCGCGCCGGCGAGCAACCGCGGATCCACGTAGCCGGGTGTCCCGTGTTCGACGAGGATCCAGCCGATGCCCGCGTCGGTGAGCTCCCGCGCGGACGTCGCGGCGCGGACGTCGCCGATCCTCGGGTCCTCACCGGCGATCCGCTCGGCGCCGACCTGCAGGGTGTCGTCCATCAGCACGGGTTTCGGCAGCACGCGCGGCGCCGGGTCGAGCTGGGTGCGATCGGCGTTCCACGCGAACCCGCGGAACGCCGAGAGCGGCAGCGCCAGCACGTCACCGGGCCGGTCGCCGAGCTGTCCGGACACCGCCGCCCAGTCGTCCGGGTACTGCGCGGTGCCGAGCCGTCCCCAGCCGCCCCACGCGAGGTCCGGCATGGTCAGCAGCGGGAAGACGACCGCCGCCGTCACCAATCCGGCGCGTCCCCCGGCGGTTTGCAGCTTCGCCGCGGCGGCTTCGACGGCCAGCGCGAAGCCCAAGGCGAGCGGCAGGGCCCACCACGCCACCCACTTCTGGGCGTCCCGCAGCAGTCCGGCGCCAGGCACGTACCGCGTCGCCGCGGTGAGCAGCGTGTCCCCACCCGGCAACGTCGCCAGTGAAGCCAGGAGAACACCCAGGACGCCGAGCGCGGTCAAGGAGCGCACCGGCGCCTTCCCCCACCGGTGGGCGAGCGGCCGGAGCCCGGCGATCGCCACGGCGACGACGATGAGCGTCAGCACCGGGACCAGGGGCACGGCCCGGCTTTCCGGCACCGTTTCGGCGTTCCAGATGCCACCGAGGCCCAGCACGCTGAGCAGCGCGGGGCCCCAGCTTTCGGCGCGGGCGCTGAACGCCGTGACGCCGTCCGGGTCGGAGAACGCGCCGCCGGCGTCGAGGAACGTCGGGACCAGCCAGGGCAGGTTGAGCACGAGCGCGATCGGAACCGTTTGCCGGAGCCGTCGCGAACCGGCGGCCACGACCACGACGGCCGCCGCGAGGACGCCGCCCGGCGGGGTCAGCACGGCCGGAGCGCAGGCGATCACCAGCTTCGGCAGGGCACCGGGTTCGCGCGCCCGCACGGCGAGCCCGGCGCCGACGATCCACGGCAGGGCCGCGTACGTCAGGAGCAGCGGCCAGTGCCCGATGAACAGCCGTTCGGCGAAGTACGGCGTCCAGGCGTAGGCCGTCGCCGCGACGAGCCGGGTGCCCAGGTGCTCGGTGGGGACGAGCCGTCCCGCGCCGAAGGCGGCGAAGTAGACGGCCGAGAGCAGGACGATCTTCTGGACGATGTCGCCGGGCAGCACGGTGGTGGCGAGCGCGACGGCGGCGTCGGCGGGGACGGACCGCGGCAGCGTGTCGCCGACCCCGAAGGCGTCCGGCACGAAGTACTGCCGTGGCGCGAAGACCATGTCGTAGCTCAGGACGAACCCGCGCCCGAGCAGGGGCGCGCAGACGGCGAACGCCAACGCGGCCGACAGCACGGGGAGGGCCGCCCGGCTGCTCGGTGCGTTCACGGCCCTTCCTTTCCGTTGCGCGCGCGGTTATCGTCCCTGGTCATTACCCGCCGGTAATGGGAGCCCGCCGTTGAGCGTAGACACCGAAGTCCCGGCCCGGACCGGCAACCGGGTCGCGGCGATCCTCGTCTCGCTCGCGCTCGCGGGCAACAACGCGGCCAGTTACGTGCTGA is from Amycolatopsis mediterranei and encodes:
- a CDS encoding glycoside hydrolase family 18 protein translates to MRKRIAVVALALAGASVVASPADATPAQGKVMAYFADWDVYARGYHVKDIETSGSAAKLTHLNYAFGNVTGGGCAVGDPWADHDMPYDAATSVSGQADSTEAGALHGSFNQLLQLKKLHPKLKVLWSFGGWTWSAGFTEAAKNPAAFAESCYNLVNDPRWAGVFDGIDVDWEYPNACGNTCDTSGPKALTELVKALRAKFGRQLVTAAITADGSAGGKIGATEYGAASRYLDWYNVMTYDYFVAGASPNGPTAPHSPLRAYPGLPTAGFYADAAIQKLRHQGVPSSKMLLGLGFYGRGWDGVTQKQPGGTATGPAPGTYEAGVEDYKVLKTKCPANGHVAGTAYAKCGSQWWSYDTPETASAKAGYAKSQGLGGVFAWELSGDTANAELLRAIAGRC
- a CDS encoding pyridoxal phosphate-dependent decarboxylase family protein gives rise to the protein MHALLARAAELAAGYRASLANRPVAPAAVDLAALRSGFGGPLPAHPTPPSEVLEQLARAAGPGLVATAGPRFFGFVIGGALPAATAADVLAAGWDQNGFNAVLSPAAAAAEDVAGEWLKELLGLPATASTGFVTGGQAANTAGLAAARHHVLAEAGWDVERDGLAGAPRVRVVASEERHATVDRALRLLGFGTRAVEPVKAGPQGAIDVEDLRKVCEAGTGPLIVCLQAGNVNTGACDDLRAARDAAGGAWIHVDGAFGLWAAANPETRALLDGVELADSWACDGHKWLNVPYDSGFVFCARPDVHAAAIAYRAAYLTGAGEVSGMGDLTLESSRRARGFAVWAALRELGRDGVAELVGRCCRLARRFAGKLAEGGAEIANDVVLNQVLVSFGGDTDALIRKVQDDGTCWLGGTTWRGRRYLRISVSGWSTTEADVDRSAAAILRLAGQSAGQSAGQSAGQ
- a CDS encoding GNAT family N-acetyltransferase, whose product is METPLSTDRLVIRDWTPDDAEAAFAVYGAEDVTHWLTPAMDRVGDIGAMRAVLHAWQEAQPNLPPPRGRWAVERKEDGVVIGGLGIRLLPPFEEDLELSWQLNPGVWGKGYASEAATALIEWAFTQDTEELFAVARPNNTRAIAVAKRLGMQWVGETDKYYNLRLQVYRIRQTDLIG
- a CDS encoding nitroreductase family deazaflavin-dependent oxidoreductase, which translates into the protein MRGVFAGFGKSRAFAVLGRALVPADRVLLRISGGRVGVGAAVGLRTLLLTTIGRRSGEPRQVPLLYVERAGGYVVIGSNWGGEAHPAWSANLLAQPKATVALGGRTLDVTGRLLTGDERREMWDAVAAYWPAYDRYAVRASHRDIRVFLLEPVSR
- a CDS encoding class I SAM-dependent methyltransferase, producing MTRPETAAEVFDALGTDYEHAFRTATAQRAALTDLLAALPPEAKVLDLGAGTGRPTAELLVAAGHDVTGYDVAPKMVEIARSQVPAARFELGDMRELSFADGTWDAITAFFSMLQLPRAEQETMIGRLATWLKPGGLLVFATVPADVDGVDIVFLGHPVRAYSFATGPLKERLRAAGLEIVHEDEAEFVPDHPDAGPEPHVYLTARKPA
- a CDS encoding PucR family transcriptional regulator encodes the protein MGIEALARPVPREHRELLREMLARLPEFADRLARLLSEQDEFYRQVEAVDPGELRQVCRANLERALTALAEGHGLAIDAARKTGLTQARQGIPLPAVLRAFRIGGTFVYEGLLELAGPEFLNPTRTIEINSYVWKAIDLYSDALTTAYEEVAAEPSHANARLLDDLLRGRLAGQADMEAAARELGLPTAGMFVAAVTERVEPDEHDSVEALLRARRWRSAWRPGGEAGLVAIDRIEDVRRLREVLGSLPLAAGMSKPFTGFPDVPDALHRARIARRSLPAGTAGVVVFGDSPVTTLVAAAPGMARDVVRSALAGVLALPGAERKVLLDTLLAWFAGHGSAKEAADRLFVHPNTVRYRLRRVQELTKRDLTDPVDIGELYVALESVRLEPEPV
- a CDS encoding DUF2975 domain-containing protein, with translation MVTEKWAVAALRVFLVVLFGVLVVFQTLSLPGGIAYHTQQNPHDAPLRWPLTAIAVFLVLCAEVVVVATWKLLTLVKKDRIFTTASLKWVDAIVWAVAAAWLVVAGMLLFVGFNADDPGMPMLLFLVTVAITVIGLLMLVMRALLRQATTLRSDLEAVI